Proteins from one Clostridia bacterium genomic window:
- a CDS encoding zinc metallopeptidase, whose translation MFYDSTFILLIPAMIFAAYAQSKVKSTFNKYLKVRNSYGHTGFDVARRLLDANGLQDVPVELVGGRLSDHYDPRKRVLRLSQDVYNSNSLASVGVAAHECGHAIQHLEGYAPLIVRNAIAPVASIGSQASWLFIIGGFIFNWIDLINIGILLFSAAVAFQVITLPVEFNASSRAIALLEGNGLVPSNEIGPAREVLRAAALTYVAATFAAIMQLIRLFVLRGRRD comes from the coding sequence ATGTTTTACGATTCTACTTTTATATTATTAATACCTGCAATGATATTTGCTGCATATGCGCAGTCAAAGGTAAAATCCACCTTCAACAAATACCTTAAGGTAAGAAATAGCTACGGACATACCGGATTTGATGTAGCCAGAAGGCTTTTGGATGCCAATGGACTTCAGGATGTACCGGTAGAGCTTGTGGGAGGAAGACTGTCTGATCACTATGATCCCAGGAAAAGGGTATTAAGATTGTCACAGGATGTGTATAACAGCAATTCCCTTGCTTCTGTCGGGGTAGCAGCCCATGAGTGCGGCCATGCTATACAGCATCTGGAGGGATATGCACCGCTGATTGTCAGAAATGCTATAGCACCAGTAGCTTCCATTGGTTCTCAGGCTTCTTGGCTTTTCATAATCGGGGGATTCATTTTCAACTGGATAGACCTTATAAACATTGGAATACTGCTCTTTTCTGCTGCTGTGGCTTTTCAGGTTATAACACTTCCAGTAGAATTCAATGCCAGCAGTAGGGCAATCGCTCTTTTGGAAGGCAATGGACTGGTTCCATCCAATGAAATTGGACCGGCAAGAGAAGTTCTAAGAGCTGCAGCCCTTACTTATGTTGCAGCAACCTTCGCAGCTATCATGCAGCTTATAAGGCTTTTTGTTTTAAGAGGCAGAAGAGATTAG
- the fmt gene encoding methionyl-tRNA formyltransferase: MRIVFMGTPDFAVPCLSILLAQKHDIVAVVTQPDRAKGRGNKLAPPPVKVLAEEVGIPVYQPEKIKTKEFTEILRNLKPDIIIVVAFGQILSQEILDIPPLGCINVHASLLPKYRGAAPINWCIINGETVTGVTTMYMDKGLDTGDMIIKKETAIGENETAGELHDRLMELGAAVLSDTMTILSEGRISRIPQNNEEATYAPIMTKALGRIDWSKDAKTIKNLIRGTYPWPAAFSQYGGKVFKIIGAEAFDCGEKHDKWGSIVNLESGCIVVNCGIGSLKITELQFENEKRMSVEAYLRGHDIETGTILQ; this comes from the coding sequence ATGAGAATTGTATTTATGGGGACTCCTGATTTTGCAGTTCCGTGCCTTAGCATATTGCTTGCACAGAAGCATGATATTGTGGCTGTTGTAACTCAGCCTGACCGAGCAAAGGGAAGGGGCAACAAGCTTGCACCTCCTCCGGTGAAGGTGCTGGCTGAGGAAGTCGGAATACCTGTGTATCAGCCAGAGAAGATAAAGACCAAGGAATTCACAGAAATACTCAGGAATTTAAAGCCTGATATTATTATAGTAGTTGCTTTTGGGCAGATATTATCTCAGGAGATTTTAGATATACCTCCCCTTGGCTGTATCAATGTTCATGCCTCACTGCTGCCAAAGTACAGGGGGGCAGCACCTATAAACTGGTGCATTATAAACGGAGAGACAGTTACGGGAGTTACTACCATGTACATGGATAAGGGGCTGGACACTGGGGATATGATTATAAAGAAAGAGACTGCTATAGGTGAAAATGAGACTGCAGGCGAGCTGCATGACAGACTTATGGAGCTTGGAGCTGCGGTTTTGTCAGATACAATGACAATTCTGTCAGAAGGAAGGATTTCGAGAATTCCCCAGAATAACGAGGAAGCTACTTATGCGCCGATAATGACTAAAGCTCTTGGAAGGATTGATTGGTCCAAGGATGCGAAAACTATCAAAAATCTGATACGGGGGACTTATCCATGGCCGGCTGCCTTTTCCCAATATGGCGGTAAAGTATTTAAGATTATTGGCGCAGAAGCTTTTGATTGCGGTGAGAAACATGACAAATGGGGCAGTATAGTTAATTTGGAAAGTGGCTGCATAGTCGTGAATTGTGGTATAGGAAGCCTTAAAATAACAGAATTACAGTTTGAGAACGAAAAGCGTATGAGCGTTGAAGCATATCTGCGAGGGCATGATATAGAGACGGGCACAATACTACAATAA
- the def gene encoding peptide deformylase, producing MAVRTIRKDGDEVLRKVSRKVEVIDDRILTLLDDMKDTMYKAEGVGLAAPQVGVLRRVVVIDIREGLIELINPVIVYESGEQIEEEGCLSIPGIRGEVKRPAKVIVRAMNRKGETFEMTGTELLAIAFCHEIDHLNGMLFTDKAITKTIQKEE from the coding sequence ATGGCTGTTAGAACGATAAGAAAAGATGGGGATGAAGTTTTAAGGAAAGTGTCAAGAAAGGTAGAGGTTATTGATGACAGGATATTGACACTTCTTGATGATATGAAAGACACAATGTACAAGGCTGAGGGCGTTGGACTTGCCGCTCCTCAGGTCGGTGTATTGAGGCGGGTTGTTGTAATAGATATTCGGGAAGGGCTTATTGAGCTAATAAATCCGGTCATTGTATATGAAAGCGGAGAACAGATTGAAGAAGAAGGCTGTCTCAGTATTCCTGGAATCAGGGGAGAAGTGAAAAGGCCTGCCAAGGTAATTGTCAGAGCAATGAACCGGAAAGGTGAAACCTTTGAGATGACAGGCACTGAGCTTTTGGCTATCGCCTTCTGTCACGAAATTGACCATCTTAATGGTATGCTTTTTACAGATAAAGCGATTACTAAGACTATCCAAAAGGAAGAGTAA
- the priA gene encoding primosomal protein N': MDKKLFAEVIVANKCKETDRTYSYLIPKEMEDKVMVGSRVIVPFGMGNKQLEGYVLAIKDSIDFNISRIKPLVRALDDEPVMSPQLVELAKWMKNKYMSYYIDAIHAIVPSPVRTKSSYTIELADSDDINDKIARLNSNSIIEILEFLELNDGSAKLEDIKEYFSGLKIDYYMKKLLEAGIVRKLQQVGNKIGKKTEKLLYLTEGVSFDIKKNASKQKEIFELLGNNPGISMSKLKETCGDCDSAVKAMEKKGCIRIEEREEYRKVNSKVYSEKRHELSAAQLDVMTNIRSLFSQGKDVVLHGVTGSGKTEIYLELIEECMEQGKDSIMLVPEISLTPQMVSRFKNRFGDNIAVMHSSLSEGEKYDEWRKIKAGIVKVAIGARSAVFAPFKALGVIIIDEEHENTYKSEIKPKYLTREVAEKRCQLEGARVLMGSATPSIETYYRAKVGELGLVELPERVNGSPMPEVEVVDMREELKSGNKTIFSSSLTEAILDNLKSGDQIILFLNRRGHSTFVSCRQCGIVMKCPRCSISLTYHMKSEKLVCHYCGYERDNPTVCPKCNSDKIKYFGVGTQKLEKEFKKKFSVKDVLRMDADTTSRKNSHQEILDKYRRREANVLLGTQMISKGLDFPDVTLVGVITADTSLNLPDFRSGERTFQMIAQVAGRSGRASKKGRVIVQTYSPEHYSIEYARYHDYKGFYEQEIMLRREMLYPPFSTIANILISGTVENEVIKYANEISRFLDERIKHQDDVEKLGPTAATISRIKNRYRWQIVIKSKSEDTIRAILEDLSENCGEGQTNASISMDLNPQNML, encoded by the coding sequence TTGGATAAAAAATTATTTGCAGAGGTCATTGTAGCGAATAAATGTAAAGAGACGGACAGAACCTACAGCTACCTGATTCCGAAAGAGATGGAAGATAAGGTTATGGTCGGCAGTAGGGTCATTGTGCCCTTTGGCATGGGGAATAAGCAGCTGGAGGGGTATGTACTGGCCATCAAGGACAGTATAGACTTTAATATTTCCAGGATAAAGCCTTTGGTCAGGGCTTTGGATGATGAACCTGTGATGTCTCCACAGCTTGTAGAACTGGCGAAATGGATGAAGAATAAGTATATGAGCTATTACATTGACGCTATTCACGCGATTGTGCCTTCGCCTGTAAGGACAAAAAGCAGCTATACTATAGAGCTTGCAGACAGCGATGATATAAATGACAAGATTGCCAGACTGAATTCCAACAGTATTATTGAGATACTTGAGTTTCTTGAATTAAACGATGGTAGTGCCAAGCTGGAGGATATAAAGGAATATTTCAGCGGCCTTAAAATAGACTATTATATGAAAAAGCTTCTAGAGGCAGGGATAGTACGGAAGCTGCAGCAAGTAGGAAATAAGATAGGAAAGAAAACCGAAAAGCTTCTGTATCTCACAGAGGGTGTAAGTTTTGATATAAAGAAGAATGCAAGCAAGCAGAAGGAGATATTTGAGCTGCTTGGGAATAATCCGGGTATATCCATGTCTAAGCTTAAGGAGACTTGCGGAGACTGTGATTCAGCAGTTAAAGCCATGGAGAAGAAGGGCTGTATCAGGATAGAGGAAAGGGAAGAGTACAGGAAGGTCAATTCAAAGGTTTACAGCGAGAAAAGGCATGAGCTTTCAGCGGCTCAACTGGATGTGATGACCAACATCAGGAGTCTCTTTTCCCAAGGTAAGGATGTGGTGCTTCACGGCGTAACAGGCAGTGGAAAGACTGAAATATATTTGGAGCTTATCGAAGAATGCATGGAACAGGGTAAGGACTCAATAATGCTGGTGCCTGAAATATCTTTGACGCCGCAAATGGTCTCAAGATTTAAGAATCGCTTTGGAGATAATATAGCTGTAATGCACAGCAGCCTCTCGGAGGGTGAAAAATACGACGAGTGGAGAAAGATAAAAGCCGGTATTGTAAAAGTGGCTATAGGAGCTCGTTCAGCGGTATTTGCGCCCTTTAAAGCATTGGGAGTTATAATCATTGATGAAGAGCATGAAAATACATATAAATCAGAAATAAAGCCCAAGTACCTGACCCGGGAAGTAGCAGAGAAAAGGTGCCAGCTGGAAGGTGCACGAGTGCTTATGGGTTCTGCGACTCCCTCTATTGAGACTTATTACAGGGCTAAGGTGGGAGAGCTTGGCCTGGTGGAGCTGCCTGAAAGGGTGAATGGAAGTCCCATGCCTGAGGTAGAGGTAGTAGATATGAGGGAAGAGCTTAAGTCTGGCAACAAGACAATATTCAGCAGCAGTTTGACTGAGGCGATTCTAGATAACCTGAAAAGTGGAGATCAGATTATTTTGTTCCTCAACAGGAGGGGTCACTCCACTTTTGTGTCCTGCAGGCAGTGCGGTATAGTGATGAAATGCCCACGGTGCAGCATCTCGCTTACATATCATATGAAAAGTGAAAAGTTAGTATGTCATTACTGCGGATATGAGAGGGATAATCCAACTGTATGTCCCAAGTGCAATAGTGATAAGATAAAATACTTCGGTGTGGGTACCCAGAAGCTGGAAAAGGAGTTCAAGAAAAAGTTCTCTGTCAAGGATGTACTGAGAATGGATGCTGATACTACCTCAAGAAAGAACTCACATCAAGAGATTCTGGATAAATACAGGAGACGGGAAGCTAATGTGCTTCTTGGAACACAGATGATATCAAAGGGGCTTGATTTTCCTGACGTTACGCTGGTAGGTGTTATTACAGCTGATACCAGCCTCAACCTGCCGGACTTCAGGTCTGGCGAGCGCACCTTCCAGATGATTGCGCAGGTGGCAGGACGCTCAGGAAGGGCGAGCAAGAAAGGCCGCGTAATTGTTCAGACTTACAGTCCTGAGCATTATAGCATAGAATATGCCAGGTACCATGACTACAAAGGCTTTTATGAACAGGAGATAATGCTGAGGAGGGAGATGCTATACCCGCCCTTTTCAACCATAGCCAATATCTTAATAAGCGGAACGGTAGAGAATGAGGTAATTAAATATGCCAATGAAATTAGCCGGTTCTTGGATGAGAGGATAAAGCATCAGGACGATGTGGAAAAGCTGGGGCCGACAGCGGCAACAATATCACGTATAAAAAACCGATATAGATGGCAAATAGTAATTAAGAGCAAGAGTGAAGACACAATTAGAGCGATACTTGAGGATTTATCAGAAAACTGCGGTGAAGGACAGACCAATGCGAGCATAAGTATGGATTTGAATCCTCAAAATATGTTATAG
- the coaBC gene encoding bifunctional phosphopantothenoylcysteine decarboxylase/phosphopantothenate--cysteine ligase CoaBC, which produces MLKGKKIVLGVSGGIASYKACELVSRLKKLDAEVHVIMTDSASKFVTPLTFQSLSLNQVSIDMFEAPKYWEIEHISLAKLADVFVIAPATANIIGKLACGIADDMLSITAIATKAQIILAPAMNTNMYDNPVVQRNIKLLKELGYGFVEPEEGRLACGDVGKGKMADPAVIERAIIDALSLKQDLAGKSILVTAGPTREAIDPVRFISNHSTGKMGYAIAERASKRGAKVYLVSGPTNLETPCGVTRFDVVSAKEMHSKVMELFPECDIAVKAAAVADYAPEAAYSQKLKKSDDELELKLTKNPDILYELGKIKGDKIIVGFAMETEKLIENAASKVRKKNLDFIVANDLNETGAGFAADTNVVTLIDRDGNIESIPLKKKHEVADIILDRIRDIKRT; this is translated from the coding sequence ATGCTTAAAGGAAAGAAGATAGTCCTGGGGGTATCAGGAGGCATAGCTTCATATAAGGCTTGCGAGCTAGTAAGCAGGCTCAAGAAGCTGGACGCCGAGGTACACGTTATAATGACGGACTCAGCTTCCAAATTTGTCACACCGCTTACCTTCCAGTCACTTTCATTGAATCAGGTGTCTATAGACATGTTTGAAGCGCCAAAGTATTGGGAGATAGAGCATATATCTCTGGCAAAGCTGGCTGATGTATTTGTGATTGCCCCTGCGACTGCCAACATCATTGGCAAACTGGCATGCGGGATTGCAGATGATATGCTGTCGATTACTGCTATTGCAACTAAAGCACAGATAATACTCGCTCCCGCTATGAACACCAACATGTATGACAATCCCGTGGTTCAAAGGAATATTAAGCTTCTGAAGGAACTGGGATATGGTTTTGTTGAACCTGAAGAAGGACGCCTGGCCTGCGGTGATGTTGGAAAAGGTAAAATGGCTGACCCTGCTGTAATTGAAAGGGCTATTATAGATGCATTAAGCTTAAAGCAGGATTTGGCTGGCAAAAGCATATTAGTAACAGCTGGTCCAACACGCGAGGCTATAGATCCTGTAAGGTTCATATCAAATCACTCCACAGGAAAAATGGGCTATGCAATTGCCGAGAGGGCTTCAAAGAGAGGCGCCAAGGTTTATCTGGTCTCAGGACCGACCAATCTTGAGACACCCTGTGGTGTGACAAGATTTGATGTAGTATCCGCAAAGGAAATGCACAGCAAGGTAATGGAGCTTTTCCCTGAATGCGATATTGCAGTCAAGGCTGCTGCTGTTGCTGATTATGCCCCAGAGGCTGCATACAGTCAGAAGCTTAAGAAGTCAGATGATGAGCTTGAATTAAAACTTACAAAAAACCCTGACATACTTTATGAATTGGGGAAAATCAAAGGTGACAAGATAATTGTGGGTTTTGCCATGGAGACAGAGAAGCTTATTGAGAATGCGGCTTCCAAGGTCAGAAAGAAAAATCTGGATTTCATTGTAGCCAACGACTTGAATGAAACAGGGGCAGGATTTGCTGCTGATACCAATGTAGTAACGCTTATTGACAGGGACGGAAATATAGAGAGTATTCCGCTCAAGAAAAAACATGAGGTTGCGGATATAATTCTTGATAGAATAAGAGATATAAAGCGTACGTAA
- the rpoZ gene encoding DNA-directed RNA polymerase subunit omega has protein sequence MIYPTLSSLLEKVDSKYTLVVAVAKRARQLVDGQPRLTKVDSNKPVTIAINEINDSKIIYERNNPERQD, from the coding sequence ATGATATATCCTACTTTATCATCATTATTAGAAAAGGTGGACAGCAAGTACACTCTTGTGGTTGCTGTCGCAAAGCGAGCAAGACAACTGGTAGATGGACAGCCAAGGCTTACAAAAGTTGATTCAAATAAGCCGGTTACAATAGCAATAAATGAAATCAACGACAGTAAGATTATCTATGAAAGAAACAATCCGGAAAGACAAGATTAG
- the gmk gene encoding guanylate kinase, which produces MKSKGLLIVISGPSGAGKGTICRELLRISNAKLELSVSATTRKPREGEIEGVNYFFKDKAEFSRMAEDGEFIEYAKVHDNYYGTPKKYVMDKLEEGKSVILEIDVQGGMKVRHVFEEAVFVFIMPPSFEELRKRIEGRGTETEQDICKRMKNAFDEVKYAYNYDYVVVNDDLKDAAAKLDCILTAEKCRIKRCKTDFDNFREG; this is translated from the coding sequence ATGAAGAGCAAGGGTCTGCTTATTGTTATATCAGGACCTTCAGGTGCAGGCAAGGGCACTATCTGCAGGGAACTTCTTCGCATCAGCAATGCAAAACTGGAGCTTTCTGTTTCGGCTACGACCAGAAAGCCTCGGGAAGGTGAAATTGAAGGGGTCAACTACTTTTTCAAGGATAAAGCTGAGTTTAGCAGAATGGCTGAGGATGGGGAGTTTATCGAATATGCCAAGGTTCATGACAACTATTATGGAACTCCTAAGAAATATGTCATGGATAAGCTTGAAGAAGGAAAAAGTGTAATACTTGAGATAGATGTTCAGGGTGGAATGAAAGTAAGGCATGTCTTTGAAGAAGCTGTATTTGTTTTCATTATGCCTCCTTCCTTTGAAGAACTGAGAAAGAGGATTGAAGGTCGTGGCACAGAAACTGAACAGGACATTTGCAAAAGGATGAAAAATGCATTTGATGAAGTAAAATATGCCTATAATTACGATTATGTGGTAGTGAATGATGACTTAAAGGATGCAGCAGCAAAACTTGACTGCATACTCACAGCAGAAAAATGTAGAATAAAAAGGTGTAAGACTGATTTTGATAATTTCAGGGAGGGGTAA
- a CDS encoding DUF370 domain-containing protein, producing MGIKLINIGFGNIVSANRLVAIVSPESAPIKRIIQEARDRGMLIDATYGRRTRAVIITDSDHIILSAVQPETVAHRLIDREAEETDEVVTEE from the coding sequence ATGGGAATAAAACTAATAAACATCGGATTTGGTAATATCGTATCAGCCAATAGACTGGTTGCAATAGTCAGCCCTGAGTCAGCTCCAATAAAGAGAATAATACAGGAAGCAAGAGACAGGGGCATGCTTATTGATGCTACATATGGCAGAAGGACGAGAGCTGTAATAATAACAGACAGTGATCATATAATTCTTTCTGCTGTACAGCCTGAAACGGTGGCACATAGGCTGATAGACCGTGAAGCAGAAGAAACAGATGAGGTCGTTACAGAGGAATAA
- a CDS encoding YicC/YloC family endoribonuclease, with protein MIDLIKSMTGFGRGEFSQGASTFSVDVRSVNHRYSDVSVRMPRAMSVLEEKVREYVTEKISRGKVDVYINYNTFGQNSQVKLDTDLAKAYVDSLNTLKEMFGIRDDISLSLLTRFPDIMALETVEMDMDELWLILKPALEMAFNALVEMRQREGERLKNDLLEKLVYVKGFVANIKEKSYSIVDEYKNKLYDRIKELTKDIPIDENRLLTEVAVFADKSGIDEEIVRLESHMEELRKALNFKGSVGKKLDFIIQEMNREVNTIGSKITDLGILNNVINIKTEIEKIREQVQNIE; from the coding sequence ATGATAGATTTGATAAAGAGCATGACGGGCTTTGGAAGAGGAGAATTTAGCCAGGGTGCGAGTACATTTTCCGTAGATGTGAGGTCTGTCAATCATAGGTACAGTGACGTATCTGTCAGAATGCCAAGGGCTATGTCAGTACTTGAAGAGAAGGTAAGGGAGTATGTTACCGAAAAGATAAGCAGGGGTAAGGTTGATGTATACATAAACTATAACACCTTCGGACAGAATTCACAGGTGAAGCTGGACACGGACCTGGCAAAGGCATATGTTGATTCTCTTAACACTCTCAAGGAGATGTTCGGGATCAGGGATGACATAAGTTTGTCCCTGCTTACAAGATTTCCTGACATTATGGCTCTTGAGACTGTTGAGATGGATATGGATGAGCTGTGGCTTATACTAAAGCCAGCTTTGGAAATGGCCTTCAATGCACTGGTAGAAATGAGGCAGCGCGAAGGAGAAAGACTTAAGAACGATCTTCTTGAAAAGCTTGTGTATGTAAAAGGCTTTGTAGCCAACATCAAGGAAAAATCATACAGTATAGTTGATGAATACAAGAACAAGCTATATGATAGAATAAAAGAACTTACAAAGGATATACCAATTGATGAAAACAGGCTTCTGACAGAAGTGGCAGTTTTTGCTGATAAATCAGGCATTGACGAAGAAATAGTAAGGCTTGAGAGCCATATGGAAGAACTGCGAAAAGCATTGAATTTCAAAGGATCTGTTGGAAAGAAGCTGGACTTTATCATTCAGGAAATGAACAGGGAAGTAAATACAATAGGCTCGAAAATTACGGATTTAGGAATATTAAATAACGTAATAAACATCAAAACAGAAATCGAAAAGATAAGGGAACAAGTGCAAAATATAGAATAA
- the dapF gene encoding diaminopimelate epimerase: MVNFYKYHGLGNDFVLVDNRSNSIKATAELAEKMCQRFFGIGADGLILAENSSCADIRMIIYNSDGSRAGMCGNGLRCFAKFAYEKLGIKKDQMIVETDSGILTAGIITKDRTVDAIKVNMGRPIFENGRIPCTIEKDPIVGHEVNIGRREYKITSLLMGVPHTVVFTDELEDEAVIMNGKAIESSEFFPKKTNVNFVRIINDREITLRTWERGAGYTYACGTGACASVVAGVINGLLHNSVLVHLRGGDLNISWPDKGDVFMEGPAVEVFEGVYKL, translated from the coding sequence ATGGTAAACTTTTATAAATATCATGGTCTTGGTAATGACTTTGTATTAGTAGATAACAGAAGTAATTCCATAAAAGCAACTGCTGAATTAGCCGAGAAAATGTGTCAGAGATTCTTCGGAATAGGTGCTGATGGCTTGATATTGGCAGAAAACAGCAGCTGTGCTGACATAAGAATGATTATTTACAACTCTGATGGCAGTAGGGCAGGAATGTGCGGAAATGGCTTAAGATGCTTCGCCAAATTTGCATACGAAAAGCTAGGTATAAAAAAGGATCAGATGATTGTGGAAACAGACTCGGGAATACTTACAGCAGGTATAATAACAAAGGACCGAACCGTTGATGCTATTAAGGTAAATATGGGAAGGCCTATTTTTGAGAATGGGAGAATACCCTGTACAATAGAAAAGGACCCTATAGTGGGACATGAGGTGAACATAGGGAGAAGGGAATATAAAATAACAAGCCTTCTTATGGGAGTGCCGCATACCGTGGTATTTACTGATGAATTAGAGGATGAAGCTGTTATAATGAATGGAAAAGCAATAGAAAGCAGTGAATTTTTTCCTAAAAAAACAAATGTGAACTTTGTCAGGATAATAAACGATAGGGAGATTACTCTTAGAACCTGGGAAAGAGGGGCAGGCTACACTTACGCCTGCGGAACCGGGGCATGTGCAAGCGTAGTAGCCGGAGTAATAAACGGACTGCTGCATAACAGTGTGCTTGTGCATCTGCGCGGCGGAGACTTGAATATCAGCTGGCCGGATAAGGGTGACGTTTTTATGGAGGGGCCGGCTGTGGAGGTTTTTGAGGGAGTATATAAACTGTAA